CGCTTTTATCTCCTTTCGCACAGGTCCTCCTGAATTTTATTCAGGAAAACGCTCCGATAAAAGCACCCACCGCACATCGCCACGCATTTGGTGGACGTCCACGCGCTAAATTGCTGAAAACGAATTAATCTTTGCTAGCTACTATTTTTCTGAACACCCCTGACACCGAACAAGGAATTTTGAATGTCGAAGGCTTAGAAAAATACCGTGCCTCGCAAATGTCATCCTGAGCTGTGCGAAGGATCTGTGGCAGAAAATGTACTTTTAGATACCAAACAGCGACTACTCGAGCGAAAGATGATCCGACTGGCAAGGCTGCTTGCGTATTGTATGAGTAAACTCCAAGTTAACGGACCCGTTCACAATTCTCCATAAGGCCTTTTTCATTTTGTGCCTACCTTTTGTTTGCCTACGTTCCCATCTTGGTTCGGAGCTTGATAAGCCTATCGATACTAAATTAACATGCAGCAGTTGGTGCTAGAAACGACAACCAAAACACCATACCCAGATCCTTCGCACGGCTCAGGATGACATTTACAGGGCAAGCTGCCAACCTACATCAGTTGTGCAATAAGCTGCATCCATACCTTGCCCTGTAACTTCTCGCTGCTCAAACACTACTCATGGGCATCAATACCAAAAAAAGGCGCAACTATGTGGCAATCAATTGTAGGCTGGTTTATGGGGCTTGGGGCGCAGTATGGCGTCAATCCTATTATTTTCGGGAGTATCTATGTTGGGGCGATTCCGTTTTTCACGCTGAGCCTTGGGTGGTTTATTCGTAATCTGAAGCAGAAAAAACCTATTGCTATCCCTGCCCTATCTGCCGGCTTCTTTTTCATCTCAGCTTACCTGTATCTCCTTATTGCCGGCCAAAACATACCCGTATGGGTGTACGGTGTAGTTGCGTTGCTTATTATTTTTGGCGTATACACTACCGTTAACAAGGTGCGTGCGCAGATCGCGCAAGACCAGGCCTAAAGACGCCACCAGACACTCCTTCCATCTATAATTCTGATATTTTCATGGCATACGACTACGACGTCATCGTAATTGGCGGCGGTGCAGCTGGGCTCACTGCATCCGGAATGGCGGCTAACTTTGGCGCAAAAACGCTCATGCTGGAGCGTCACAGGCTGGGCGGCGACTGTACCTGGACGGGGTGCGTCCCGAGTAAAGCAATCCTTAAAGCTGCAAAGGTTGCCCACCATGTACGCGAAGCAAATGCCTATGGCCTGACCGACCACCCGGTTGAAGTTGATTTTGCCCGCGTGATGCAGCGCGTACACCATATCCGGGATGAAGTCTATGAAGATGCTGACCGGCCTGAAATCTATACCAATATGGGGGTGGATGTGATGGAAGCAGAAGCTTCTTTTGTCGATGATCACACGCTCGCATTAAAAACGTCAGAAGGTACAAAGCGGCTCAGTAGTCGATTCATCGTTATTGCTGCCGGCGCCAGCGCTTTTGTGCCCCCCATCGAAGGCATACAAGACACGCCCCACTTGACCAACGAATCCCTTTTCGAAATCGACACGCTGCCCAAACGCTTTGCCATTGTCGGCGGTGGTCCGATCGGGACGGAAATGTCACAGGCATTCAACCGCCTGGGTAGCGAAGTTTACGTACTGGAACGTGGCGCGCAGATTATGGGCAACGACGACACAGAGTTGGCCGGCATGCTGCAATCCCGGCTGGCAAAAGAAGGGGTTAATTATGTGCTAAACGCAAGCGTACAACAACTCTCAAAATCAGTCGGAGGCGTTACCCTGGCCTATAAATCGGGCGAAGAGACCAAAAAACTGGAAGTTGACCAGGTATTGCTGGCCACGGGGCGGCGGCCCAACGTAGCCGGCCTCAACCTTGAAGCAGCCGGCGTCACTTACACCACGCGAGGTATTCCTGTCAATGAAAAATGCCGCACA
The sequence above is a segment of the Bacteroidota bacterium genome. Coding sequences within it:
- a CDS encoding FAD-dependent oxidoreductase, with protein sequence MAYDYDVIVIGGGAAGLTASGMAANFGAKTLMLERHRLGGDCTWTGCVPSKAILKAAKVAHHVREANAYGLTDHPVEVDFARVMQRVHHIRDEVYEDADRPEIYTNMGVDVMEAEASFVDDHTLALKTSEGTKRLSSRFIVIAAGASAFVPPIEGIQDTPHLTNESLFEIDTLPKRFAIVGGGPIGTEMSQAFNRLGSEVYVLERGAQIMGNDDTELAGMLQSRLAKEGVNYVLNASVQQLSKSVGGVTLAYKSGEETKKLEVDQVLLATGRRPNVAGLNLEAAGVTYTTRGIPVNEKCRTNRRHIYAIGDIAGRYQFTHMSEHMAKVAVTNMLLKVPMKIDMKHVPWVTYTDPELGHVGATQKELKEKGINYEVYAFPYTKVDRAVTESETTGMIKVYAKKFNGKILGVDVLGTSAGELISEYGLAMRNGLTLRHMADTIHAYPTYGLGARRAADQWYVRKQSAGLVKFLKFIFRYRGPVNEYVPGTIV